The following proteins are encoded in a genomic region of Zea mays cultivar B73 chromosome 9, Zm-B73-REFERENCE-NAM-5.0, whole genome shotgun sequence:
- the LOC103639296 gene encoding dirigent protein 24 — translation MYSTHGWLSSYPARLLYNPGISQRHAQQQQAPQSSLFSTYATRLGALRDMAKNAVQTVRAVLCLVLALAVANCAFAGRFLDDEQAAAPLPADPLPAPTDPPTDPAVAPAGAGAGAAATGNAGAASDHPLTFFMHDILGGSQPSGRIVTGVVASAAANGQLPFARPNTNIFPIQGAVPLPQGASSLINGNNAPYVAGLGGTSSAVVQNNGNPANGGNKNIPFVNAGDLPSGATLQNLLFGTTTVIDDELTEGHELGAGVVGRAQGFYVASSQDGTSKTIVLTAMFEGPEAPHGGDTLSFFGVHRMAAPESHIAVIGGTGKYENAKGFAAIQTLHPGDEHTTDGVETLLQFNVHLI, via the coding sequence ATGTACAGTACCCACGGCTGGCTCTCGTCATACCCTGCACGGCTCCTATATAATCCTGGCATATCGCAGCGACATGCACAGCAACAGCAAGCCCCACAGTCCTCGCTCTTCTCCACCTACGCTACGCGCCTTGGTGCCTTGCGAGACATGGCCAAGAACGCGGTGCAAACCGTCAGGGCGGTGCTGTGCCTGGTGCTCGCTCTTGCTGTGGCGAACTGCGCATTCGCTGGTCGTTTCCTCGACGACGAACAGGCTGCGGCTCCCCTGCCGGCTGACCCCCTGCCCGCCCCGACGGATCCCCCGACAGACCCAGCCGTGGCGCCAGCGGGTGCGGGTGCGGGTGCCGCCGCGACGGGCAACGCAGGAGCCGCCAGCGACCACCCGCTGACGTTCTTCATGCACGACATCCTCGGCGGCTCGCAGCCGTCGGGGCGCATCGTGACCGGCGTGGTGGCGAGCGCGGCAGCCAACGGGCAGCTCCCGTTCGCGCGCCCCAACACCAACATCTTCCCGATCCAGGGGGCGGTGCCGCTTCCGCAAGGCGCCAGCAGCCTCATCAACGGCAACAACGCGCCCTACGTCGCGGGCCTCGGCGGCACGTCCTCCGCCGTCGTCCAGAACAACGGCAACCCCGCCAACGGAGGCAACAAGAACATCCCCTTCGTCAACGCCGGCGACCTGCCGTCCGGCGCCACGCTCCAGAACCTCCTCTTCGGCACGACCACGGTCATCGACGACGAGCTCACCGAGGGGCACGAGCTCGGCGCGGGGGTCGTCGGTAGGGCGCAGGGCTTCTACGTCGCCAGCTCGCAGGACGGCACCAGCAAGACCATCGTGCTTACCGCCATGTTCGAGGGCCCCGAGGCACCGCATGGCGGCGACACGCTCAGCTTCTTCGGGGTCCACCGCATGGCGGCGCCGGAGTCCCACATCGCCGTCATCGGAGGCACCGGCAAGTACGAGAACGCCAAGGGCTTCGCCGCCATCCAGACGCTGCATCCTGGCGACGAGCACACCACAGACGGCGTCGAGACTCTACTCCAGTTCAACGTTCACCTCATATAA